The genomic interval AAACGGGGGGCGATCCTGCCGTAACCGATTTTGTCGTTCGCAACAGACGTTCCTGTTATCTTGAAGTGCAAGCCTCTCCGCTCACCGGAAGGACGCATCAAATCAGGGTGCATCTTTCTTCGGTCGGGCTCCCCCTGCTGGGAGACGTACTGTACGGAGGGCCCAAACAGTTGCAGGGAATTCCGTTCGACATAACGCGAACCATGCTTCATGCCGAAACCCTCTCCTTCCCGCATCCGCTCACCGGAGAATTGATAGAAGTTACCGCGCCGATTCCGCCTGATATGCAAAAGATACTCGACCTGCAATAAAAAAACCCGCCGAAGGCACAGGCCAGCGACGGGTTTTTAATTTAATTCCGAATACCCTATACGCCGATTAGATCACTTCTTTCATAGCAGTCATATAGGCGCGCAATACGCTTCCGATTTTTTCAACCGGATGATTGCGAATTGCATCGTTTACTTTCACGAGCTCCCGGTTCGAAACGGACGAGTCCTTGACGGAAAGTCCTTTTCCTATGACGTCGGTATCCACTTTCGCCATGAAATCCTTAAGCAGCGGGCGGCACGCGTTGTCGAAAAGGTAGCAGCCGTACTCGGCCGTATCGGAGATAACCTTGTTCATCTCGTACAGCTTCTTTCTGGCAATGAGGTTGGCGATAAGCGGAGTTTCATGGAGAGACTCGTAATACGCGCTTTCCGCCTTGATTCCTGCGTCGGTCATGGTTTCGAAGGCGAGCTCTACGCCCGCTTTCACCATTGCGACCATCAGAATGCCCTTGTCGAAGTACTCCTGCTCGCTAATTTGCACGTCTCCGGCGGGCGTTTGTTCAAACGCAGTCTTTCCGGTAAGTTCGCGCCAGGTCAGCAGGTTCTTGTCGTCCGCGGCCCAGTCTTTCATCATAGTGGACGAGAATTCGCCGGAAATGATGTCGTCCTGGTGCTTCTGGTACAGAGGCGCCATGATTGCCTTCAGCTGCCGGGACAGTTCGTTCGCCTTGATCTTTGCGGGATTGGAAAGACGATCCATCATGCCGGTGATTCCGCCCCATTTAAGGGCCTCGGTGATCGTTTCCCATCCGTACTGGATGAACTTCGATGCCCAGCCCTTGTCGATGCCGGAGGCGACCATCTTGTCGAAGCACAACAGAGAGCCGGTCTGAAGCATTCCGCAGAGGATGGTCTGCTCGCCCATCAGGTCGGATTTTACTTCCGCGACGAAGCTCGATTCAAGAACGCCCGCGCGGGAACCGCCGGTTCCGACGGCGAGAGCCTTAGCGATCGCCCATCCGCGGCCGTCCGGATCGTTCTCGGGATGAACGGCGATAAGGGTCGGAATACCGAATCCGCGCTTGTACTCGACGCGCACTTCCGATCCCGGACCCTTCGGCGCCATCATCACGACGGTAAGATCCTTGCGGATCTGCATTCCTTCTTCAACGATATTGAATCCGTGGCTGTACCAGAGAGCGGCGCCTTTTTTCATCAGCGGCATGACCGCGCCGATGACCGGAGTATGCTGCTTGTCCGGAGTCAGATTTCCGACTACGTCGGCGGAGGGAATAAGCTCCTCGTAGGTTCCGACCGTAAAACCGTTTTCAGTCGCATTTTTCCAGCTCGCTCTCTTTTCCGCGATCGCTTCCTTGCGGAGCGCATAGCTGACGTCGAGACCGGAATCCCGGAGGTTCAAACCCTGGTTCAAGCCCTGGGCGCCGCATCCGACGATTACGATTTTCTTTCCTTTCAGGGCGTTCGCGCCGTCGTTGAATTCTTCGCGGTTCATGAAACGGCAGGTGCCCAATTGCTGCAGGGCGACTCGCCACGGTATTGAATTAAAATAGTTCATTTGATTTCTCCTCGTCTTGTTATACACGTTTCATATAAATGCGTAAAGTGAAATAAAATCACTTAATTATTGAATAATATGCATCATAACGATACTATCTCGACATGGATTTCTCGGAACTGGAAACCTTCATCGCGCTGGCGGAAACGCAGAACTTCGCCAAGGCCGCTCAACAAATACACCTCAGCCCTTCCGCCGTAAGCAGGCTTATTTGCAGGCTGGAGGACGAATGCGAAGCGAGGCTGTTCGAGAGAGATACCCGCCAGGTGAGAATAACCCGGCAGGGAGAAGACTTCCTGCGATTCGCCCGCGACTGCATCGGTAAAAAAAAAGAGCTTTCTCTCAACTTCCAGGGCAACGCAACCAGGCTGCGGGGCCCCTTCGCGATATACGCCTCCGTTACCGCCTGTTATTCGATACTGCCTCCCCTGGCGGAGGCTATCACTCAAGAATATCCGGAAGCCCAGCTGTCGGTCGAAACGGGCGACCCCGCGGGCGCAGCCCAGGCTGTCAGGGAAGGACGGGCGGAGCTTGCAGTGACAGCGATTCCGGTCAACGGCTTTCCGGATTTGCTCTCGTTTTCCGTCAGAAAATCCCCGCTCGTCTTCGTCTCCGCGAAAACAGGGCCCTTCGGAAATATCAAAGCCCTGCTCGATACTCGCAATACCGAATCGTCTCTGCTGAAAACTCTTCGGACAACGCCGCTCCTCCTCCCCCGGGCCGGCCTTTCCCGGCAGCGTTTCAATGCCTGGGTGCATCGAATCCAGCAGCACGGCGAACCGTTTAGCCCGGGCATTGCGGCTGAAACCGGCGGTAACGAAGCTCTGCTCGCCCTGGCCCGCCTCGGCCTCGGCCTTGCGCTCATCCCGCATCTTGTGTTGGATAACAGCCCTTTTTCGGAAGGACTTACCATATACCAGGCTGGATCGCACTTCGGCGACTACGACATAGGCTTCATCCAGCAACCGTCAAAACTTCCGGACTCGAGAAAACAAGCGATAGCCGATCTCATTACCCGGGTCTACAATCTCGCGTAAAACCGCAACGCATACACATTTTTCCGGTTTCGCGATACAGTGCTTCTCATGAGCGAACATCCCCTGCTTTCGATTCAACACGCGTCGATTCTCCACCAGCAACAGATTTTTCTCCGCGACTTTTCCTGGACAGTGCTGCCGGGCGAAGCCTGGGTGATAACCGGGTCAAACGGCTCGGGCAAGACAACGCTGATCAATGCGATCATCGATTCCGAAAAGATGGTTCCGTCGTCTGCCGACGGTTTCTTCTCGGCCTTTTCAAAAATCACGCTTCTTTCTTTCGAAGCTGTAGCGGCCTTCATAGAAAATGAACTGAAAAACGACGACTCTGACTTCGTCGAAGGAGGCATAGATCCGGGCAGAACTCCGGCCGCGTTATTGGAGGGATGCCCGGAGGCCGAACGGTACGCCTCTATTTGCGGCATTAGCCATATACTGCATCGGGGTTTAAAGTTCCTGTCCACCGGCGAGATCAGGCGGACACTCCTGGCTCAAGCCTTGGCCGGAGCTCCTGACCTTCTCATTCTCGATGATCCGTTCGACGGACTTGACTCGGAAGGAGTCGCGACTCTATCCGCGCTGCTCGATTCGCTCATCGGATCGGCATCCTCCAGCAATAAGACAGCGTATATGATCGTCCTCGATCGCTATATCTCTGTTCCGCGATCCTGCACCCATGTCCTGGAACTTGAGGGCGGAAAAACCGTATTTTCAGGAACCCGCGAGGATTTCGAGCAGCGTCTCGCGGAAAGAACTCTTCTGGGGGCCTGCGAACCCCAAAACGCATCCTTTCCCGCCGATCTGGACGAAGAGCTGGCCGTCCTCGATACGGAAAAGACTCTTTCCGACGACACAAAGCCTTTAATCGAAATGACGCGGGTCTCCGTAGAATGGTCCGGCAGGAAAGTGTTGGATGATGTAAGCTGGACAGTGAACAAGGGCGAACACTGGATCATCAGGGGCCCGAACGGATCCGGAAAAACGACGTTGCTCGAATTAATAACCGGAGACAATCCTCAAGTGTTCAGAAACAGGGTATCCCTTTTCGGCGCCCCACGCGGATCCGGAGAAACGATCTGGGAAATCAAGGAAAAAATCGGTTTTGTGTCGCATCGGCTCCATCAGGAATACCGGCGCGTCGGAGACGTCACAGTCGAAACCGTCATCGTTTCAGGCTTTTACGACTCGATCGGATTATACGAAAGAGCTTCTACGGAAGAAAGAGAAAAAGCGGCGAGATGGCTTGAGTTGGGAAATCTGCAAAATCTGGCAAAGGAGGCGTTCAACGCTCTTTCCTACGGAGACCAGCGAAGCGTCCTCATACTCAGGGCAGCCGTTAAACTGCCGCCCCTCATCATTCTCGACGAGCCCTGCCACGGCCTGGATGAGCAGCACCGAGCACGAACCCTTTCACTCATGCAGCGAATCGCGGAAACAGGACACTCGACCCTGCTTCATGTTACCCATGATCCGGACGAATACCTGCCCTGCGAAACAAACATTCTTGAACTGCTTCCCGGCGGCGATCCGATGTACCGAATCATAACACGCTGAAATCAGCTCTTTAAGAAACCTGAAACATGATTCAGCAGCTCGCTGTATTCTTCATAGGCGGGAACGGCGGGGTATTGAGAACGTATGCTTGAGGGGGAACGGAACAGGGCTCCGCTATCCGCGGCAAAGATCATCCCCAGATCGTTATACGAATCGCCCGACGCCAACACCTTCATGTTGATCGATTGAAAGGCCTGCACCGCCTTCTTTTTGCCGTCGCTCTGTCGCAGCCTGTATCCCTGGACAAAACCGTCATCGGATATATCAAGCTCATTGCAGAAAAGAGTCGGAAATTTCAGTTTTTTCATTAAGGGCTGGGCGAACTGGGTAAAGGTATCCGAAAGAATAACAACCTGCGTTTTTTCCCTCAACTCGTCCATGAACTCTTTCGCCCCCGGCAAGGGATCCATTTTTCCAATGACATTTTGAATATCGCCCAGTTTCAAGCCCTTGCGTTCAAGTATGTCGATGCGATACTTCATCAGCTTATCGTAGTCGGGTTCGTCCCGTGTTGTTATCCGCAATTCATCGATTCCGGTCGCCGCGGCAAATTCAATCCAAATTTCGGGAACCAATACGCCTTCCAGGTCAAGACACACAACATGCATAGGACTCTCCTCGCAGGAAGAGTAGCAAAAAAAGCCCTTCGCCTCAACAGCGTCATCCGCAAGCGAAGCATCCCGATATCCAGGACGCCTCGCTGACCAGATGCGCTTATTTAAACGTCAGCACTCTGCCTTCCAAGGGAGTAAAGGTTTTTTCTCCCGCGGGCGCTTCTACGGAGCCAAAGGGCATTTGAGCCAACAACTTCCACGAGGCCGGAACATTCCACTCTTTGCGAACGAAATCGTCGACCAGCGGATTATAATGCTGGAGCGACGCGCCCAGACCCAAGTCCTCAAGCATCGTCCACACGGCAAACTGGAGCATTCCTGAAGACTGCAGCGACCATACGGGGAAGTTATCCTGGTATAAGGGATACGATGTCATGAGAGACTCCACGACTTCCTGATCCTCGAAAAACAGAATAGTGCCTAGTCCCGCCGCGAAGCTCTGCAGCTTAGCCTCGGTCTGTCCGAACGATTCAGGCGGAACAATCTTCTTCAATACATCTCCGACAGCCTTCCAAAAAGAGTCGCTCTGTTTACCCCACAAAACGACTATCCGAGCCGACTGCGAATTAAAGGCAGAAGGAACATGCAGAATGCTTTCATGTACCGCTTTCTCCACTTCGCCCTGTGTTACCGCATCCATGCGTCCCAACGCGTAAATGCTTCTTCTGTTTTTCACTGCTTCTATAAATGAACGAGCCATAACGACCTCCTGAATTCTATTACTTGAAATGTAATTATTAACTAACAACGAGTACAGAAAAATCACCTGTGCTATACTCGTTTTCATGCTTGATCCATTGCTGATCCCCGGAACCATCTGCTCGCTATTCATTGCTTTTTTCACGCCCCAGAATAAAACCTTCCCCTTTCCCGAATCCATCGTATCCTCGGATTCTCTTGCACGCCCGTCTCAAACAGAAAACATCCCCGAATATACGAAATCAGGGTTTATTGTCGGTTGGAATGCAGAAACCAAGCAACCTGCGTGGATCGCGTACGAATTAACCCTGGAAGAAGTCTACGGATCGCAGGCGAAGCGCGAATCGGCATTCAAAGCCGACGCAGAGATAGTAACCGGCACTGCTAGTAATGAAGACTACTATAAATCAGGTTACGATCGCGGCCACCTTGCGCCGGCGGCGGATATGAAAGCTTCTCCGGAAGCGATGAAAGATTCTTTTTTATACAGCAACATCAGTCCCCAGGAACCTTCTTTTAACAGAGGAATCTGGGCCGATCTGGAAGCCATGACGCGCTATTGGGCTGTACTGGACCAATCGCTGTTAATCGCCGTAGGGCCGGTTTTTCTTTCACACGAGAGAAGAACTATCGGCCCGAATGCGATATCGGTCCCCGACGCCTTCTATCGCGTGATCGCCGATTGGTCCCTGCCCCAAAGAAAGGCGATCGCCTTTCTTATCCCGAACAAAAAACAGACAGACTCGGTATTCGCTTTCTCGACGACCGTCGATGAAATTGAAGACCTAACAGGACTCGACTTCTTCTCGTCTCTTCCTGATTTCATAGAAAACGAAATAGAGGGCGAATTAGATCCGGATCTATGGCCGGAAGAAGAATTTTCGCTTAATCGGCATCCGTATCCGGAACGGTAAACGATTACGCCCCGCCCTCGATGAGGAGAACCGCAAGCGATTGAAACAGCCGGGCCGCTCCCGCAAATTCCAGGGCCGCCTTCGCCCGCTCCTCGGCAGAATCCAAATCCACACCCTCGCAACGCGACGCCGCGGTTCGGCATAGCTCGATCATCTGCGTCATCATTCCTGATACGACGGAATCATACCAGACATCGCTTTCGGAAACTGTATCAAGGGAGTCGATCGCGGCGGAGATATCGCCAACGGATAATACCTGCTTCAGCATCCGGAATATCGAAAGAGCCGCAAGATGATGCGTACCGTATCTCCTGTTAATGGGCGGCTTGATCAGTTTGTCCTTAACGTAATTATTTACCATATTCGAGGTAAGAAGGTCGCCGCTCGCACCGATCGGCTCAAAAGGCGTTGAGCGCCCGTTAATCCAACCTAAAAGCTGCTCCATATACAAAGTCATTTCAGGAAAAGAGTCTGAACGATCCGGCAGGAAACTCTCGACTCTCCGCAAGTAGTCGGCTACATCAGATTTCATCAGGATCTCCTTATCAAGGCACATCATAAAGTTATACTTACCAGATTATATTGTACCGCAAACAAGAAGATAAGAAAACTACCGACGCAGCGATACAATGCCTTGCTTCTGAGTGATTGACCACCATTGAGGAAAACAGGAGAATCATGCCATGAACATTCAACTTCTCCACGAATCAATACTCAGCAACGCTCGCTTTTCGTTCAGCAAATCAGGAGGTCCAGGAGGACAAAACGTCAATAAGGTAAACTCAAAAGCCAGCTTGGAGATTCCCATAAGTCTTCTTCTTGGCCTAAGCGAAGAAGAACGTTCTCGCATAGAAAACAAGCTTAAACACAGAATTTCCTCAGAAGACTGCTTATTCTTGAGCATAGACGAGGACCGAAGCCAGCTTATTAACAGAGAAAGAGCTTTAGCACGCGCCGAAGAATTACTTGTCCAGGCAGCGCATATTCCGAAAAAGAGAAAAGCCACGAAACCGACCAGGGGATCAGTCCTCGACCGTCTTAAAACTAAAAAGCAAAAGGGTTCTATTAAGGACCTCCGTAGAAAGCCTATCACTGACTAAAGTCCTTTTGTTCCACGTGAAACATTTAGATTCGCGTTCATAAGGCGCATTAAATCGTGCCAAATGTTCCACGTGAAACAAACAACCTTTATAACCCTGCTATTAACAATCCGCTACTATTATTTGTTCCACGTGAAACAAATAAAAGATCTTTGCTGGGATTTATTAACAGGAAATTCTGTTTACAACAGATATCATTGAAAAAAGCCGTAGACACAAAAAAAGCTGCCGGATTTCTCCGGCAGCCGCATGATGGACTTCTGTCTTCCCCAAAACAGAAAAAATGAATTATGTAAAACAATACCTTTTGCCCATAGTTGTCATTAGCTTCGCTCCGTGCGTTTTAGAAAGGGCATACACAGTTAGATCCTCGGTCGATATGGTTTTGCCCTTTTTCTGTAAAACATGTCGGACATCGGCCATAAGCTTCAGCGTTGCAAGCTCTGGAAAGAGCACGCGAACAGTAAGAAGAAACTGATCAATAAGAAGACTGTTTCCTTCGACATCGGAAGATCTTTTTGCGTGTCTATACAGTTCTTCAACAGTGATAGAAGCTATGCATACTTCTTTAATGCTACCCTTTAGAATATCCTCAGGAGTTATTTTTCCAAAAAAAAGGGATAAGCAAATATCGGTATCCAATAAAATCATGACAGTCCTTCTCTATTGCGTATCTGTTCGGTAATAACCTGCGATACGGATCTTTCATCGACCCAGGCCCCGAACAGATTTTTCCACAACAGCGCCCGAACTTCCGGAGAGCTTACCTTCTTGGCGCCGGTCTCGGCTTCGGCGAATTCTTGCATAGCCTTTTCCTCCACCAACGCGCAAAGGCCTGCTTCAAGAGTTATCAATAATTCGCTGTTCAAGCTTCGCCGTTCTTTGGCCGCAAGAATTCTAATTTTTTTGAGGATTTCAGTTGGAATATTTCGTACTGTGATATTAACCATTTTATAACCGTTATCGTTATAATACAGTTACTTCTACTGAGCGGTCAATCGAAGAAGGATAAAAAAAAACCGTTTGACAGATCCGGTTGCTACCGGCCTGTCAAACGGTCCTCCTTTATTTAAACGGTCCTTTCTAAACCGTTTACTTACTCTTCGTTTGAATCCTCTGAGGATTCAGCGTCGGCGTCCTGAACTTCATCATCGGATTCAGAATCGTCTTGAGCATCGCTTACAGTAAGCGCGACATCGTCCGATCCGTCAAGATCCAGTTCGCCGGCGATTTGAATCTCGCCTGACGATTCTTTATCCGCGTTCTGTTCGGTATCTCCCGTAGCGACGGTATCGATGCCGATCAAGGTGTCGGGCCGTTCGATATTCAAAATGCGAACGCCCTGAGCCGCTCTACCCATAAGACCGATAGTAGAAGCCTTCACGCGCAGCGTCTTTCCCTGACCGGTAATGCACACCACTTCGTCGATATCGCATACGGTGATCAGGCCGACGATTTCCCCGGTTTTCTCGGAGATCGTATAAATCTTCTGGCCGCCGGTCGCTCGTCCGTGCGGAGAGAATTCAGAGAACTTAACGCGCTTGCCGTATCCGCATTCAGACATCACAAGCATGCACCGTTCGTTATCGACGCGAAGCGCGCCGGCCAGCTCGTCGCCTCCCGAGAGGCGGATCCCGGTAACTCCGCGTGACGCGCGTCCGAGAACCCGAAGATCCGTTTCATTGATGCGGAGCGCCTGGCCCTGGCGGGTGATAAGCATCACCTCGTCTGAACCGCTGGTCAAAATCGCGCTCACCAGGCGATCGCCTTCGTCGAGCTTTATAGCAATGATTCCGCGCGTTTTTGCGTTCTGGAAGTCGCTTGTCTTAACCTTCTTGGCGACTCCGCTCGCGGTAGCCATTAACAGATACTCGGTATCGCTGAAATCCTTCAGGGTTACTACTCCGGTGATTTCTTCATCGGACGTTACCGTCAGCAGCGATTTGATATGGGTGCCGCGGCTGGTTCTGCTGGCTTCCGGTATTTCATGAATCTTCAACCAATAGGCCTTTCCTATACTGGTTATGAAAACTACATGATCGTGTGTTGATGCAGTGAAAATCTGGTTAACGAAATCATCTTCGGCAAGCTTGGCGCTGTTAGATCCCTTTCCTCCCCTGTTCTGGCTTTTATAGGAAGAAGCAGGCACGCGCTTGATATATCCGAGATTGGAGATGAGAAGAACCATCTCTTCGTTCTGGATCAGATCCTCGATGTTGATCTCTTCGACTTCGTCGGCGACGATATCGGTTCTGCGCTTGTCTCCGTACTTTTCCGCCAACAGCTGGGCTTCGGATTTAATCAGGGCCATGAGCTTTGCGGGGCTGGCGAGGAGTTCTTTGTAATACTCGATAAGGGCTTCGATTTCCTTCAATTCCTGCTCGAGTTTTTCAATTTCGAGGCTGGTAAGCTTTCCAAGCCGCATATCGACGATGGCTTGAGACTGGGGATCCGAAAACTGGAAGCGCTCCATAAGAGCGGCTTTCGCCGTATCGATGTTTCGCGACTTTTTGATTATTGCGATGACTTCGTCGATATTGTTGAGTGCGATGACGAGTCCGCGCAATATATGCGCCCGCTCTTCGGCTTTTTTCAGATCATAGCGGGTTCGCCTGGTTACTACGTCGACCCGGTGCTCGACATAGTATTTAATCATCTGCTTGAGCGTAAGCGTTTCCGGCCGGCCCTTAACCAGGGCGAGATTTATTACGCCGAAGGACGACTGCAGCGACGTATGGGAGAAAAGCTGATTTAAGACAACCTTGGCGATTGAACCGCGCTTCAGTTCAATGACGATGCGCATTCCGTCGCGGTCGGATTCGTCCCTGATTTCGGAAATTCCGTCGATAACCTTATCCCGGACAAGCTCCGCGATGCGGGTTATCAAGGTAGCCTTATTAACCGCATACGGGATTTCGGTAAAAATGATGGTTTCTTTTCCGCGCTTGTCCACTTCGAGGGTAAAGCGTCCGCGGACAATGATTTTGCCCCGGCCGGTTTTATACGCCTGGCGGATTCCCTTCTTGCCGAAAATGAGTCCGCCGGTCGGAAAATCGGGGCCCTTCATATGCTTCATCAAATCTTCGATCGTGCATTCGGGGTTGTCTATGTATTCGGAAACGGCGCCGATGATTTCATTCAAATTGTGAGGAGGCATGTTCGTCGCCATGCCGACGGCGATTCCGCTCGCTCCGTTCGCCAAAAGAAACGGAAAAGCTCCGGGGAGAACCAAGGGCTCCTTCATCGAGTCGTCGTAGTTCGGACCGAAATCGACGGTTTCTTTTTTAATATCTTCTATTATAGCTTCTGCTACTTTCGCAAGGCGGCTTTCGGTATAACGCATAGCCGCGGGAGGATCGCCGTCGACGGAACCGAAGTTTCCCTGTCCCTGTATAACCGGATATCGCAGCGAAAAATCCTGGGCGAGACGCACCAAGGCGTCGTAAATAGACTGATCTCCGTGAGGATGGTATTTACCCAGAACATCTCCGACGATGCGTCCGCACTTCTTAAAAGGAGTGTTGGCGCGAATACCCATTTCTTCCATTGAATACAAAATTCTGCGATGCACGGGCTTTAAACCGTCGCGTACATCGGGCAACGCTCTGCTGACGATGACTGACATCGCGTAATTAAGGTATGCGGTCTTTACTTCATCCTCAATGGAAATAGATATAAGTTTACCACCGGGAAGAGGCGTGTTTGTATCACTCATGGAAATTCAACTCCTCGTTATACGTCCAGGTTCGAAACGTATACAGCATTTTCTTCAATAAATTTACGACGCGGTTCAACCTGGTCTCCCATCAATGTAGACAGGGTTCTGTCCGCCTCAACCGCGTCGTTAAGGGTTACTCTCATCATCATGCGGGATTCCGGATTCATGGTTGTTTCCCATAGCTGATCCGGATTCATCTCGCCGAGTCCCTTATATCGCTGGATATTTATCTTTTCAGGATCTTTATCGATGGTCTTCATGATCTTTTCTTTTTCAGCATCGTCGTATGCGTACTGAACTTTCTTATCCCAGCTTATCTTGTACAGAGGAGGCATGGCGAGATACACATAGCCGTCCTTAACCAGATCAAACATATATCTATAGAAGAAAGTCAATAAAAGCGTGCGGATGTGCGATCCGTCGACGTCGGCGTCGGCCATGATGATGATCTTGTGGTATCGAAGCTTTTCGGTATTGAACGTTTCTCCGATTCCCGCCCCGAGACTTGCGATAACCGGTTGCAGCTTATCGTTACCGATAACCTTGTCGATGCGGGTTTTCTCGACATTGAGCATCTTGCCCCACAAGGGAAGAATGGCCTGAAAGCGGCGGTTTCTGCCCATTTTTGCCGATCCGCCTGCAGAGTCTCCCTCTACGATGTAAATTTCGCACTGGCTGGGATCTTTCTCGGAACAGTCAGCCAGCTTTCCCGGCAAACCGGTCGAATCAAGAGCGCTTTTCCTTCGGGTTGCGTCTCGAGCCTGCCGGGCCGCAATGCGCGCCTTGGCGGCCAATACGCTTTTTTCAAGAATTTTATTGATAACATCGGGATTCTGCTCAAGATATAAAGTGAGCTGATCGTTTACAAAGCTTTCGACTATGCCGCGCACTTCGGAGTTACCGAGCTTCGTCTTTGTCTGTCCTTCGAATTGAGGTTCGGGAACCTTTACGGAAAGAACAGCGGTCAAACCTTCGCGTACGTCTTCTCCGGAAAGAGTTTCTTCCATCTTCTTCATCAATTTGGAGTTCTTCAGGAACTCGTTCAGAACCCTGGTAAGAGCGCTCCTGAATCCGACGAGGTGCGTTCCGCCCTCGCGGGTATTGATGTCGTTAACGAAGCTGAACATGATTTCACTGTAGGAGTCGTTATACTGAAGAGCGATTTCTACGATGATATCGTCTCTTTCTCCCGAAATATACACCGGCTCGTGATGCAGGACATTCTTGCTTTCATTAAGGTAGCTGACGAAAGAGCGTATGCCGCCTTCAAAGCTGAAAACAACCTCTTTCGGAGTCGTAAGGCGCTCGTCTCGCAATACGATTTTAATGCCGCTGTTCAAAAAGGCAAGTTCGCGGATGCGGTTGGCGAGGACATCGAAATTATACGTGGTTGTTTCTGTGAAAACAGTCGGATCGGCCTGCCAGCGGATCGTCGTTCCGCGTTTATCGGTTTCGCCCAATTGTTTAACCGGGGCGATTGTATTTCCTGTTTCAAACTTGATGTAATGATCGAATCCATCGCGGGATACGAAGGCTTCCATCCATGTCGACAACGCGTTTACGACGGAAACGCCTACTCCGTGAAGTCCTCCGGAAACCTTATACGAACCCTTGTCGAATTTA from Teretinema zuelzerae carries:
- a CDS encoding type II toxin-antitoxin system VapC family toxin, coding for MILLDTDICLSLFFGKITPEDILKGSIKEVCIASITVEELYRHAKRSSDVEGNSLLIDQFLLTVRVLFPELATLKLMADVRHVLQKKGKTISTEDLTVYALSKTHGAKLMTTMGKRYCFT
- the gyrA gene encoding DNA topoisomerase (ATP-hydrolyzing) subunit A, with amino-acid sequence MSDTNTPLPGGKLISISIEDEVKTAYLNYAMSVIVSRALPDVRDGLKPVHRRILYSMEEMGIRANTPFKKCGRIVGDVLGKYHPHGDQSIYDALVRLAQDFSLRYPVIQGQGNFGSVDGDPPAAMRYTESRLAKVAEAIIEDIKKETVDFGPNYDDSMKEPLVLPGAFPFLLANGASGIAVGMATNMPPHNLNEIIGAVSEYIDNPECTIEDLMKHMKGPDFPTGGLIFGKKGIRQAYKTGRGKIIVRGRFTLEVDKRGKETIIFTEIPYAVNKATLITRIAELVRDKVIDGISEIRDESDRDGMRIVIELKRGSIAKVVLNQLFSHTSLQSSFGVINLALVKGRPETLTLKQMIKYYVEHRVDVVTRRTRYDLKKAEERAHILRGLVIALNNIDEVIAIIKKSRNIDTAKAALMERFQFSDPQSQAIVDMRLGKLTSLEIEKLEQELKEIEALIEYYKELLASPAKLMALIKSEAQLLAEKYGDKRRTDIVADEVEEINIEDLIQNEEMVLLISNLGYIKRVPASSYKSQNRGGKGSNSAKLAEDDFVNQIFTASTHDHVVFITSIGKAYWLKIHEIPEASRTSRGTHIKSLLTVTSDEEITGVVTLKDFSDTEYLLMATASGVAKKVKTSDFQNAKTRGIIAIKLDEGDRLVSAILTSGSDEVMLITRQGQALRINETDLRVLGRASRGVTGIRLSGGDELAGALRVDNERCMLVMSECGYGKRVKFSEFSPHGRATGGQKIYTISEKTGEIVGLITVCDIDEVVCITGQGKTLRVKASTIGLMGRAAQGVRILNIERPDTLIGIDTVATGDTEQNADKESSGEIQIAGELDLDGSDDVALTVSDAQDDSESDDEVQDADAESSEDSNEE
- the gyrB gene encoding DNA topoisomerase (ATP-hydrolyzing) subunit B, producing MTSPSYSANNITVLKGLEAVRKRPGMYIGSTGPDGLHHLVYEVVDNCIDEAMAGHCDTILVVLEKNDIVRVEDNGRGIPVDIHPAEGVSALELVLTRLHAGGKFDKGSYKVSGGLHGVGVSVVNALSTWMEAFVSRDGFDHYIKFETGNTIAPVKQLGETDKRGTTIRWQADPTVFTETTTYNFDVLANRIRELAFLNSGIKIVLRDERLTTPKEVVFSFEGGIRSFVSYLNESKNVLHHEPVYISGERDDIIVEIALQYNDSYSEIMFSFVNDINTREGGTHLVGFRSALTRVLNEFLKNSKLMKKMEETLSGEDVREGLTAVLSVKVPEPQFEGQTKTKLGNSEVRGIVESFVNDQLTLYLEQNPDVINKILEKSVLAAKARIAARQARDATRRKSALDSTGLPGKLADCSEKDPSQCEIYIVEGDSAGGSAKMGRNRRFQAILPLWGKMLNVEKTRIDKVIGNDKLQPVIASLGAGIGETFNTEKLRYHKIIIMADADVDGSHIRTLLLTFFYRYMFDLVKDGYVYLAMPPLYKISWDKKVQYAYDDAEKEKIMKTIDKDPEKINIQRYKGLGEMNPDQLWETTMNPESRMMMRVTLNDAVEADRTLSTLMGDQVEPRRKFIEENAVYVSNLDV